The sequence CTGGCCGGCCGCGCGGAGCCACTGGCTCAACGCGGGTATCAACGAGGGCCGCCGTGGCTCGCTGGAGTTCGACGTGCAGTACTACCTGGCCACCAACCCGGACCTCCGCGCGGCGTTCGGCACCAACTACGGCGCGGCGCTGGACCACTGGCGCACGCAGGGCCTCTACGAGGGCCGTCGCGGCTCGGCGGACTTCGACGTGCAGTACTACCTGGCCACCAACCCGGACGTGGCCGCCGCCTGGGGCGCCACCAACTACCCGGCGGCGCTGGAGCACTGGATATTCCACGGCCGCGCGGAAGGGCGGCGCGGCGCGCCCTGAAGTCCGACGCCCGGCGGCCAGGCGGGCGGGCCTCTGGCACCTGCACGCCACCGCCCGCATGCCCAACCTTGAGGGGCTGAAAGGCTTCAGCGGAACGAAAGGAGCTCCGACATGGGTGAGTGGACCGACAAGGCCAAGGGCCGCGTGAAGGAAACCGTGGGCACCGCCACGGGCGACCGTGAGCTGGAGGCCGAGGGCAAGGCCGATACCGCCAAGGGCAAGATCAAGGAGAAGGTCGAGGACGCGAAGCGCGCCGTGAAGGACGCGCTGGACTCCGACAAGCCGCGTAGGGAAGAGCCGTAGCTTCCCCACCTGACTGAGCCGTTGAAGCGGGCCGCGGGGACCTCCCCGCGGCCCGTCGTCGTTCATGCTCGCCGACCTGTCGCAGTGACGGTGGCCTGTTCACGACGACGGCGAAGGCCCGCGCTTGGGTGATGCAGGCCTCGAAATGGAACGGGCCGCGGGGATTCGCTCCCGCGGCCCGCTTCTGCGTTTCAGCGCTTCGTCACCGGCGGGCAGGCCACCTCGAGGAACGTGGTGGTCTTCCCGCTCAGCATGACCCACAGGCAGCGCAGAACGCAGCTGGCACCGAACTCCCGGTAGATGAGCCCCAGGTTGGCGACCACCTCTCGTCCGGTGATGACCCCGCGCATTGGTACTACCCCCTTCTTCGCTTCCCGACCGACCCGCCGCCCACTGCACCGAGCGCAGCCGTGACATCCCCTCTGCAAACGGCTGGCCGTGCTTCGTGTGGCCGTCCGGAGTCGCTCTGTTGCCCTTCGGACGAGCCAAGCACGCCAACCGCCGTTCGCCGATGCACGGCCTCCTGCGCCCAGGTGTGATACGTGCGCCACGTCGCTGGAGATTTTTCAGGGTGCTCGTCCACCGTGTGACGCACGGGCCGGACTCCGCGCGGTGGCACCCGGGCGGCCGCGTCCTGGTGTGACGCGTCGAGGATTCCAGGCGCGCTTCCTGGAGGCGGCCTCGGCGGTTCTGGTTGGACTCGGAGGTGCGCGTGTACCTGGGGGGTTGCCGCGCTCCTTCGCGCTGGACCGCATCATGTGTGTGCCCGAGCACGCGTGGGGCGTCGCCATGCTGTCTGTCCATCACCCATGAATGACGTTTCAACGGGGGTGTCTGGGAATGTTCCCGCGCGGCGACAGGGCGCGAAGGGTCTCGCTCGGCCGCGGCATTGGCGGCCCGGCGGCCCGGGTTGCGCCGCTGTCACGGGCCCTGAATCTCTTCCCTGCGGGACGTTTCATCCCGAGGCGGGACGGTTGCTCGCGGAGCGGCGGTGCGGGAGCCCGCATTGGACGCGAGAACGGGTGTCACTGAGACGGCACGCACACACTAAAGAAGTGGAGGGTGGAAGGAGGGACGTGAGATGAGGACACAAGAGCTTTCACAACGAGCCCTTCCCTTGCTGGCGGCGGGGCTCTTCCGGGGGCAGCGAGGTGTCTCGCGCCTGCTGGTGGGAACGGACTTCTCCCTGCGCTCCGAGTTCGCGCTGGCGCGAGCGCTGCGCCTGCCGTTGGGGCAGGGCGGCGCCTTCTCGGTGCTGCACGTGACGCCTCCGCTGGACGGGCATGACGGCGCGGGCGGAGTGGTGTCGTGCGAGCGCTGCCTGCGCAAGGCGGTGGCCTCGGTGTGCCGGCGGCTGCGCCACCGCGTGGACGTGGAGGTGCAGGAGGTGCTGCGCCAGGGCGACGCGGTGGAGGCGGCCTCCGTCGCATCGCGCGAGCTGGGGACGGAATTGGTGGTGCTGGGCCGTCCGCATGTGACGTACCCCGTGCGGGAATTGGCCGAGGACTCGATGGTGCGGCGCATGGTGCGGCGGCTGGGCGCATCGGTGCTGGTGGTGGTGCCGCACCCGGTGCGGCCGTACGCGCGGCCCCTCGTGGCGGTGGACTTCTCGCGGGAGTCCCGCCGGGCGCTGGAGTTGATGCTGAGGCTGTGTCCGTCGCCCATCCCGGTGGACGTGCTGCACGTGGTGGACACGCGCGAGGAGGAGGCGCTGCTGCGAGCCTCCGGAGCGCCCGCGGAGCGGTGGCTGCTCCTCCGGCAGGAGCGCGAGCACGGGGCGAGGGTGGCGCTCGGCCGGTTCCTCGCTCCCTACCGTGAGACGGGGCGCGAGCTCGAGGTGCGGGTGCGCAGCGGCGAGCCCGGGGACGGCATCCTCGCGGAGGCCGCGGAGCGCGGCACGGATGTGCTGGCGGTGGCGATGTCGGGCACGGAGGCGCGCACGCCGCTGACGGAGCGCGTGCTGGCGCGGGCCGGCTGCGACGTGTTGGTGGCGAGGCAGGGCCGGCCCACCGCCTCTTGAGCGCGGACGGAGGGTCCGCGTTATGAACGCGGACCGTGTCTCCTCGCCCGCCTGCTTCCCCAGTCCCGCAGTCCCTCCTGGCCCGTCTGAAGAACACGGGCAGCCTCTTCCGGCAGCTGCCCGGAACCTTCCGCCTCTTCTGGCAGGCGAGCCCCCGCATGGCCGTGCTGCTGGGCGCGCTGACGCTGGTGGCGGCATTGCTGCCCGCGGCCATCGCCTGGGTGGGGAAGCTGATTGTCGACACGGTGGTGGCGGCGTCGAAGGGCTCGGTGGAGGCGCGCTCCCACGTCTACGGCCTGGTGGGGCTGGAGTTCGGGCTGATGCTGGGCTCGGCGGTGGTGGAGCGCGGGCTGACGCTGACGCGCGAATTGCTCCGCGCCAACCTGGGCAACCTCCTCAACGAGCGGATTCTGCAGAAGGCGCTGGAGCTGGAGCTGCGCCACTTCGAGGACTCGGACACCTACGACAAGATGCAGAACGCGCGGCGCGAGGCGAGCAGCCGGCCGCTGTCGCTGGTGATGCAGGTGTTCTCGATTGTGCGCAACGGAATCACGTTGAGCACCTTCGCGGCGCTGTTGATTGCGCTGTCTCCGTGGAGCGTGGCGGTGCTGATGGCGGCGTCGGTGCCGGCGTTCATCGCGGAGGCTCGGCTGGCGGCGGAGGGCTTCC comes from Pyxidicoccus parkwaysis and encodes:
- a CDS encoding universal stress protein — its product is MRTQELSQRALPLLAAGLFRGQRGVSRLLVGTDFSLRSEFALARALRLPLGQGGAFSVLHVTPPLDGHDGAGGVVSCERCLRKAVASVCRRLRHRVDVEVQEVLRQGDAVEAASVASRELGTELVVLGRPHVTYPVRELAEDSMVRRMVRRLGASVLVVVPHPVRPYARPLVAVDFSRESRRALELMLRLCPSPIPVDVLHVVDTREEEALLRASGAPAERWLLLRQEREHGARVALGRFLAPYRETGRELEVRVRSGEPGDGILAEAAERGTDVLAVAMSGTEARTPLTERVLARAGCDVLVARQGRPTAS
- a CDS encoding CsbD family protein translates to MGEWTDKAKGRVKETVGTATGDRELEAEGKADTAKGKIKEKVEDAKRAVKDALDSDKPRREEP